A region from the Lolium perenne isolate Kyuss_39 chromosome 4, Kyuss_2.0, whole genome shotgun sequence genome encodes:
- the LOC127296771 gene encoding expansin-A15, translating to MEITRSSKPWSFLLFVVTAASRFPATTAGWSKGSATFYGGSDASGTMGGACGYGNLYWSGYGTRTAALSSALFNDGASCGECYQVACDHESEARWCLPGKSVTVTATNFCPPNYELSGDDGGWCNPPRAHFDMAQPAWLRIGIYKGGIVPVLYQRVSCVKQGGVRFTMGGFERFLLVLISNVAGSGSIKAVWVKGTGTERMPMSRNWGAHWQSPAALVGQAITFGVTDTAGQTVVFQNVVPAWWRFGQAFTSNIQFSTSAQSF from the exons ATGGAGATCACGCGGAGTAGTAAACCGTGGAGCTTTCTGCTGTTCGTCGTCACCGCGGCGTCTCGCTTCCCGGCAACCACGGCGGGCTGGTCGAAGGGCTCCGCCACGTTCTACGGCGGCAGCGACGCCTCCGGCACCATGG GTGGGGCGTGCGGGTACGGGAACCTGTACTGGTCGGGGTACGGGACGCGCACGGCGGCGCTGAGCTCGGCGCTGTTCAACGACGGCGCGTCGTGCGGGGAGTGCTACCAGGTGGCGTGCGACCACGAGTCGGAGGCGCGGTGGTGCCTGCCGGGGAAGTCGGTCACCGTCACGGCCACCAACTTCTGCCCGCCCAACTACGAGCTctccggcgacgacggcggctggTGCAACCCGCCGCGCGCGCACTTCGACATGGCCCAGCCCGCCTGGCTCCGCATCGGCATCTACAAGGGCGGCATCGTGCCGGTGCTCTACCAAAG GGTGTCGTGCGTGAAGCAGGGAGGGGTGAGGTTCACGATGGGGGGCTTCGAGCGCTTCCTGCTGGTGCTCATCTCCAACGTGGCCGGGAGCGGGTCGATCAAGGCGGTGTGGGTGAAGGGGACGGGCACGGAGAGGATGCCGATGAGCAGGAACTGGGGCGCACACTGGCAGTCCCCCGCCGCGCTCGTCGGCCAGGCGATCACCTTCGGGGTCACCGACACCGCCGGCCAGACCGTCGTCTTCCAGAACGTCGTGCCGGCGTGGTGGAGGTTTGGCCAGGCCTTCACCTCCAACATTCAGTTCTCCACTTCTGCTCAATCGTTCTAG
- the LOC127296770 gene encoding expansin-A12, with product MARSRALLHLAAFAAAACLLATATADWIAGSATFYGGSDASGTMGGACGYGNLYSTGYGTNTAALSPALFNDGAACGECYQVTCDQSSSSSCKQGVIVTVTATNLCPADYSKPNNNGGWCNPPRRHMDMAQPAWEKIGVYRAGIIPMKYQRVPCSRSGGVRFTINGNSYFELVLITNVGGAGSISSVQIKGSKTGWMAMARNWGANWQSGSYLNGQAISFTVTLTNGQKLTFQDCAPSNWGFGQTFTTGAQFY from the exons ATGGCGCGCAGCAGAGCCTTGTTGCACCTGGCGGCCTTCGCCGCCGCGGCGTGCCTCCTCGCCACGGCGACCGCAGACTGGATCGCCGGCTCGGCCACATTCTACGGCGGGAGCGACGCCTCCGGCACCATGG GCGGCGCGTGTGGGTACGGCAACCTGTACTCGACGGGGTACGGGACGAACACGGCGGCGCTGAGCCCGGCGCTCTTCAACGACGGCGCGGCGTGCGGGGAGTGCTACCAGGTGACGTGCGACCAGTCGAGCTCGTCGTCGTGCAAGCAGGGGGTGATCGTGACCGTCACGGCCACCAACCTCTGCCCGGCGGACTACTCCAAACCCAACAACAACGGCGGCTGGTGCAACCCACCGCGGAGGCACATGGACATGGCGCAGCCGGCGTGGGAGAAGATCGGGGTCTACCGCGCGGGCATCATCCCCATGAAGTACCAGCGTGTGCCCTGCTCCAGGTCGGGCGGCGTGCGGTTCACCATCAACGGCAACAGCTACTTCGAGCTGGTGCTGATCACGAACGTCGGCGGCGCCGGCTCGATCTCGTCGGTGCAGATCAAGGGGTCCAAAACCGGGTGGATGGCCATGGCCAGGAACTGGGGCGCAAACTGGCAGTCGGGGAGCTACCTCAACGGCCAGGCCATCTCCTTCACCGTCACCCTCACCAATGGCCAGAAGCTCACCTTCCAGGACTGCGCGCCCTCCAACTGGGGGTTCGGACAGACATTCACCACCGGCGCGCAGTTCTACTAG